The Miltoncostaea marina DNA window GCGTGCCGGCCTCCACGGCGCCGTCGTGCAGGGCCGCCACCTCCTGCACGATCCGGTGCGGGGCGTCGGCGCGGGAGGCCCCGAAGACGAGCGCCAGCCCGGCCGCCAGCACCGCGATCGCCGCCCCCACGCCGGAGCCGAGCGCACTGCCGCCCGGGTCGTCGGTCGCCGCCATCGGGTGATCTTGACACCACCGCCGCGGCGCTCGCCGGGGCTACCATGGGGCGCCATGGCCCTCCTCCGAAGCGCCCGCACGCCGGCCGGGTTTGCGTGGATCACCCTCGTGGCGCTGGCCATGCTGTGGATCATCGTGCCGAGCGGCGCGATCGTGCGGCTGACCGACTCGGGCCTCGGCTGCCCCGACTGGCCGCTCTGCGAGGGGCGCGTCGTGTCGGCCTCGGCCCACCACGCGCTGATCGAGTCGACCAACCGGGTGCTCTCGGGCATCGTCGGGGTGGTCGCCGTGGTCACCTTCCTCGCGGCGCTGTGGCTGCCGGGCGCACCGCGCGGCCTGCGGGCGCTGGCCGGCGGGCTGGCGCTCGCCACCGCCCTCCAGATCCCGCTCGGCGCGATCACCGTCGCCTCGGGCCTGCACCCGATGGCGGTGGGCGCGCACTTCCTGCTCTCGATGGTCGCCCTCGCCCTGGCCACGCTGCTCGCCATCCGGGCGCGCGACCACCGCGACGGCCGCGCGCGCCGCTGGGAGCCCCGGCGGGGCGTGATGGCGGCGTTCGTGGCGGCCGCCGCCCTCACGGTGCTCGTGACCGGCGTCGTGGTGACGGCGGCGGGGCCCCACTCGGGCGACGACGACGTCACAGAGCGCTTCGGCGATCTCGTCGTCGCCGCCGACGTCCACGTGAAGGCGGCGTTCGGGTTCACCGCGCTGGCGCTCGTGCTGGTGGCGTGGCTCTGGCGCGAGGGCGGGGTCGACCGGCTGACCCGCCGGGCGGCGGTCGCGGCGGTGCCGCTCGTCGCGCTGCAGATCGGCCTGGGCGAGTACCAGTACCGCAACGGGCTGCCGTGGGAGGTCGTCGTGCTGCACGTGACCAACGCGGGGCTGGTCTGGGCGGCGATCGTCGCGCTCTGCTGGGGCGTCGCGCGCCCCGCGGGCGCGCCGGGTCACCTGCGGCGGGAGGCCACCCGCTGGCAGGGGACGCAGCGCACCGAGTCGGGCAGCACGCGCAACCGCCCCTCAGGGATCTCCGAGCCGCAGTCGACGCAGATCCCGTAGGTCCCGGCGTCGATCGCGGCGAGGGCGGCCTGCAGGCGGGCCTCCCGCTCGCGCCAGCGCAGCTGCTGGCGCAGGTCCCGCTCGCGCAGGTCGGCGTCCGTGGCGGCCTCGGCCGGGTGGTGATGGCCGTCGCCGCGCTCCTCGCCGTCGTCGGCCAGGTCGCGGCGGCGCAGCGCCGCGGTCACCTCGGCGCGCAGCCGCTCCAGCCGCTGGGCATGGTCCTCGTGTGGTGCGCCGTCGCCGGCCATGCGGCGGATGGTACCCGCCGCCGCGGCGGCGGCCTCAGGAGGTCCGGCGCTGCCAGGAGCGCAGCACGAACCAGGCGACCACGAACACCGCGAAGATCAGCGCCGCCACCTCCAGCGCCCCCAGCGCGAGCGCCACGATCTGCGCCACGAACAGGCCCAGCGCGGCCCCCACGAGGATGAGCCCGATGCGCCGCCGCCGCGCGTCGTCGTGTCCGGTCGCCATGGCGGCGCCAGGGTCGCACATCGCGGCGGGACCGGGGGCCGGTGGCCCCGCGCGGGGCTCGTCTACACTGCCCGCCGATGCGCGCACGCCACCTGCTCGCGGCCCTCGCCGGGTCGGCCCTCCTCGCGTGCGCCGTCCCGCAGGCGGCGCTCCCCCAGGGGGGCGTCGAGCGGCACATGACGTGCGTCGCGCCGTCCGACGCGGGGGCGATCGACGCCATGCTCGAGCGCGCGGGCAGCCCGCTGGCCGGCGAGGGCGCGACCTTCGTGCGCGCCGCCACGCGGGCCGGCCTCGACCCGCGGGCCCTCGTGGCGATCGCCGCCCACGAGACGATCCTCGAGACCTACGCGCCGGCGCAGGCGATCCGCAACCCGTTCGGGCTCGGGCCCGGCATCGCGTTCACCAGCGAGCGCGCCGCCATCGAGCGGGCCGCCGAGGTGCTCGGCCGCTACTACCTGGCCGAGGGGCGCACCACGCTGGCGGCCATCGGCGCGAAGTGGGCGCCGGTCGGCGCGGCGAACGACCCCTCGGGCCTCAACCGCCACTGGACCTCGGGCGTCGGCACCTACCACGCCGCGCTCGGCGGCGACCCCGACCAGCCGGTGCTGCTGGCCGACCAGGCCGCGCTGCCAGGCTGCGCCGGCGCGCCGGCCGCGCCGGACGGCCCGCGCCCGGACGGCCCGCCCGTCGTGACCGCCTGGGGCGGCGCGCCGCCCGCGCCGTCGCGCCACGGCGCCGACCCGGCCACCGGCCGGCCCGCCGTCGTGGAGGGCTTCGTCTTCCCGCTCGCCCTGCCCGAGGGCGCCCCCGCCGCCTACCGCGACGCGTTCGCCGAGCCCGGCGCGACGGAGTGCGCCGGCGCCCGCCGCCAGTGCGCGGTGACGGTCGCCGCCGAGCCGGGCGACCCGGCGGTGGCGATGGCCGCCGGCACCCTGCGCGCCGCGTCGGCGCCCGAGCAGGAGGCCGGCGTCGCGTTCTGGATCGAGACGCCCGCGGGCGACCGGCTCGGGTACGGGCCGCTGGCCGCCTACGAGGGCGGCGTGGCCGACGGCCGGCCGGTGGCCGCGGGGCAGCACCTCGGCGCCATCGCCGGCTGGGTGCGGATCGCCTGGGAGCGCGACGGCGCCCGCATCGACCCCTTCCCCATGCTCGCGGCCACCCGGCCGCCCGCCGGGGGCTGACGCCGGGGCCGGTGGGCGCGGCGGCCGGCGAGGTGCGCGCCGCCCTGACGCGCTTCGCCGCGCGCTACGCCGACGGCCGCTTCTTCGACGCCCACGAGGAGCTCGAGACCGTCTGGCGCCGCTCGCCCGAGCTGCCCATGCGCTTCCTGCAGGGTCTCATCCAGTGGGCCGTCGCCTTCGAGCACCACCGGCGCGGCAACGCACACGGCGCGCGGGCCCTGCTCGACCGCGCGCTCGCCAACCTCGCGATCGTCCCGCCGGGGTACCTGGGCGTCGACATCGGCGCCTGGCGGGCCGCCGCGCCGGGGCTGCGGGCCGCCTTCCTCGCCTGGGAGCGCGGCGGGCCGCGCCCCGACGCGCCGGCACCCCGCTTCGTGCCCCCCGCGGGCCCGACGTAGGCTTCGGCCGACGCCCCCGACCGGAGGTCCACGTGAACGCCGTCGTCCTCACCGAGACCGGCCCGCCCGAGGTGCTGCGCCCGGGCACGGCGCCCGACCCGTCCGCGGGCCCGGGCGAGGTGGTGGTCGCGCTGCGCGCCGCCGCCCTCAACCGCCGCGACGTCTTCGTGCGCAAGGGCGTCGCCCCGAGCCCGCTGCCGGTCATCCCCGGCTCCGACGGCGCCGGCGTCGTGCACCGGACGGGCGCGGGCGTGCCCGGCGTGGCCCCCGGCGACGAGGTGATCGTGCTGCCCTCGCTCGGCTGGGGCGACCGCGAGGACGCGCCGGCGCCGGGCTTCCGCATCCTCGGCGGCCCCGACGACGGCACCTACGCCGAGCTGGTGCGCCTGCCCGCGGCCAACGTCCTCCCCAAGCCGGGACGGCTCTCGTGGGAGGCCGCCGCGGCCATCCCGCTCGCCGGGCTCACCGCGTACCGGGCGCTGGTCACCCGCGCGGGCGTGCGCCCCGGCGAGACCGTGCTGCTGCTCGGCATCGGCGGCGGCGTGGCGACGATCGCCCTCCACATCGCCCGCGCGGCCGGCTGCAGGGTGATCGTCACCTCCTCGTCGCCCGAGAAGCTCGACCGGGCGCGGGAGCTGGGCGCCGCGGCGGGCGTGCTCTACACCGAGGAGGGCTGGCCGGAGGCCGTGCGCGAGGCCTCGGGCGGCGGCGTCGACGTGGTGCTCGACTCGGTCGGCAGCACCTGGGCGGACAGCATCGCCTGCGTGCGCCCCGGCGGCCGGGTGG harbors:
- a CDS encoding DUF309 domain-containing protein, which translates into the protein MGAAAGEVRAALTRFAARYADGRFFDAHEELETVWRRSPELPMRFLQGLIQWAVAFEHHRRGNAHGARALLDRALANLAIVPPGYLGVDIGAWRAAAPGLRAAFLAWERGGPRPDAPAPRFVPPAGPT
- a CDS encoding COX15/CtaA family protein — protein: MALLRSARTPAGFAWITLVALAMLWIIVPSGAIVRLTDSGLGCPDWPLCEGRVVSASAHHALIESTNRVLSGIVGVVAVVTFLAALWLPGAPRGLRALAGGLALATALQIPLGAITVASGLHPMAVGAHFLLSMVALALATLLAIRARDHRDGRARRWEPRRGVMAAFVAAAALTVLVTGVVVTAAGPHSGDDDVTERFGDLVVAADVHVKAAFGFTALALVLVAWLWREGGVDRLTRRAAVAAVPLVALQIGLGEYQYRNGLPWEVVVLHVTNAGLVWAAIVALCWGVARPAGAPGHLRREATRWQGTQRTESGSTRNRPSGISEPQSTQIP
- a CDS encoding zinc-binding dehydrogenase → MNAVVLTETGPPEVLRPGTAPDPSAGPGEVVVALRAAALNRRDVFVRKGVAPSPLPVIPGSDGAGVVHRTGAGVPGVAPGDEVIVLPSLGWGDREDAPAPGFRILGGPDDGTYAELVRLPAANVLPKPGRLSWEAAAAIPLAGLTAYRALVTRAGVRPGETVLLLGIGGGVATIALHIARAAGCRVIVTSSSPEKLDRARELGAAAGVLYTEEGWPEAVREASGGGVDVVLDSVGSTWADSIACVRPGGRVVVFGGTGGGRVGLTVRPVTMGQVSLLGTTMGSPRDFASLLRLVEHTAWEPVIDSVRPLAEVAAAHAREEAGEHFGKLVLSIG
- a CDS encoding TraR/DksA family transcriptional regulator, whose amino-acid sequence is MAGDGAPHEDHAQRLERLRAEVTAALRRRDLADDGEERGDGHHHPAEAATDADLRERDLRQQLRWREREARLQAALAAIDAGTYGICVDCGSEIPEGRLRVLPDSVRCVPCQRVASRRR